CGTTCGGTCGCCGCCGCGCGGCGGGCCGCCGCGAGCAGTTGCTCGCCGTGGTGCGTCCCGCGCCCGTCCAGCGCGAGCAACTCGGCCCGGTCGGTGAGCGCCAGGCCCACCGCGCCCACCAGGGCCCGCAGATGGCGTACGGCCTTCGCCGCGCCCGCCGGCGTGAGGCCCGCCCGCAGCGGGTCGGCGGCGAGCCCCGCGGTGTGCAGCACCTCGTAGGTGGCCCGCTGGGTGGCGGTGGCGATGCCCCGCCGGGCGCGCAGCCGGACCACCGCGTACAGGGCCGCCGCCAGCGCGCTGACGAGCGACAGGACGGCGAAGACGGCCGAGAGGTTGCCACCCACGCCCAGATCCTGGCGGTTGGGCGGCGGCTACGCCAGCCCCGTCAGTACGCGCCCTTGCGGGCGACGACCACGCCCACCGTGCGCCACAGGATGCTGAGGTCGTACGCGAGCGACCAGTTGTCGACGTAGTAGAGGTCGAGCCGGACCGCCTCGTCCCAGGAGAGGTCGGAGCGACCGGAGACCTGCCAGAGACCGGTCATGCCGGGCCGGACCAGCAACCGCCGGCGGACGTCGCCGAGGAAGTCGCCGTCGTCGGCGGGCAGCGGGCGCGGCCCCACCAGTGACATCTCGCCCCAGAGCACGTTGATCAGCTGCGGCAGCTCGTCCAGCGAGGAGGCGCGCAGGAAGCGGCCCACCGGGAAGACCCGGGGGTCCTGCTTCATCTTGAAGAGCATGCCGTCGGTCTCGTTCTGGTCGACCAGGCTGGCCAGCCGCTCCTCGGCGTCGACGTACATCGTCCGGAACTTCCACACCCGGAACGTGCGCCCCTCGTGGCCCACGCGCGGCTGCCGGAAGAAGACCGGACCACGGTCGTTGATCTTGATGGCGACCGCGATGGCGACGAAGACCGGGATCAGCAGGAGCAGCCCGAGGCCCGCGGCCACCCGGTCCATCAGGTTCTTGGCCAGCAGCGCCGGACCCGACAGGGTCGGCTCCTCGACGTGCAGCAGCGGGAGGCCCTCGATCGGCCGGATGTGCACCCGGGGGCCGGCGATGTCGGTGAGCTGCGGCGCGACCACCAGGTCGACGCCGGAGCCCTCGAGCTGCCAGGCCAGGCGGCGCAGCTCACCGGGCTCGGCGCTGGCCGAGCCGCAGACCGCGATGGTGTCGCCACCGACCTCGCGGACCAGGGCGAGCACGTCGCGGCCGGCGTAGACCGGCACCGGGGTCTCCATGCCCCGGGCGGCGGCGTAGCCGTCGGTGACGTGAATCGCCACCGGGACCAGGCCGGCGGCCGGGTTGCGGGTGACCGCCCGGTGCACCTCCAGGCACTCCGGCAGGGTGCCCACCAACACCATCCGGTGGCCGCCCTGGCCGATGTTGCGCCGCACCACGTGCAGGACGAAGCGAGCGAGGATGCGGCCGAGCAGGATCAGGAGCAGGGCGCCGAGCAGCGCCGTGCCGACCGTGTAACGGGACAGGTCGGTCTTCGTGGCGAAGGCGAGGAAGGAGACGGTCGCGGCCACCGCCACACCGGCCCGGATCACCCGCTTGAACTCGTCCGGGCCCAGCCCGAGGTAGCGGCGGTCGTACGCCCGGTTGCCCCAGAGGATGACCAGCCAGCCCAGCGGCAGCAGCACGAACGCCACCGTGAAGAACCACGAGGGGTCCTGCTGGGCGTTGTAGAAGCCCGCGCGGGCCTGGTCGAAGGTGTGGATCGCGGTGAAGCTGGCGAAGGCCGCCGCCGCGACGTCGAGGAACACGAGGATCGCGGTGTAGGGACGGTGCCAGCGGGAGACGCGACGGCGGGCCCGGGCCCAGGCCGACCGGGGTACGCCGTTGTGGGACGGCGGTGCCGGCGGCTGGATCTCGAAGCTGTCGACGTGCCGCACGAGTTTGCTCCGGCCTTCGTTGGTTACCGGGCGCTGGAGGCTTGTCGTCACCTCACCCATGTCCTCCCGCATGACACGTGCCGCTCACTCGCCGTGAGGGCTCGAGTCGCCCACCGTCCCAGTCTCCCACGCGGGCTCCGGCCGGGCGCCGACCCGGAGGAGTTTGCGCCGATGGTGCCGGCGGGGGATCTGGCCGGCTCCAGGTCATCTCAGAAGCCGGGGACCGAGCCACTATACCGATGGATGGCGGGGTCGGAATAACTGCCGAGCGGGACCTTCGACGTTCTCCGGGCGAATCCGCTCGGTAGTCGTCGGGTGGCTTCACTCACCGTACGAGCCGGGACAACCGTCGGTCAGCGAGCGGCTTTCCGCCGGTCTGACAGGTGGCGCAGTACTGGAGGCTCGAATCGGCGAAGGAGACCTCCCGGACGGTGTCCCCGCAGACCGGGCAGGGCAGGCCCGTGCGAGCGTGCACCTTCAGCCCGGAGCGCTTCTCACCCTTCAGCTCCGCCGCCCGCTGGCCGAGCGAGCGCTCCACGGCGTCGCCGAGCACCTGGCGGGTCGCCGCGTGCAGGGCGGCCAACTGGACCTCCGTCAGCCGGTCGGTGAGCGCGAACGGGGAGAGCTTCGCCGCGTGCAGGATCTCGTCGGAGTACGCGTTGCCCACCCCGGCGAGCACCGCCTGGTCGGTCAGCACCCCCTTGACCTGCCCCCGCCGGCTGCGGATCCGCTCGGCGAACGTCGGCAGGTCGGCGGCGAGCGCGTCCGGGCCCAGCTTGGCGACCCCCGGAACGGTCCCCGGGTCCGTCACCAGGTAGGCGGCCAGCTTCTTCTGGGTGCCGGCCTCGGTCAGGTCGAAGCCGGAGCCGTCGTCGAGACGTACCCGCAGGGCGATCGGGCCCTTCCCGGGGCGCAGCGGAGTGGTGGAGGGGAACGCCTCCCGGTAGTGCAGCCAGCCCGCCCGGGCCAGGTGGACCACCAGGTGCAGGTCGCCGTCGAAGACCACGTCGAGGAACTTGCCGTGCCGGCGGGCGTCGACCACCGTCCGCCCGGTCGCCGCGGTCGGCGGCGGGTCGTACGTCTTCAGGGCGCTGATCGCGGCGACCTCCAGCCGGTCGACGCGCCGCCCCACCGCGCGCTGCCGCAGGTAACCCGCGAGCGCTTCAACCTCCGGTAGTTCGGGCACCAGCCAACGGTAGCCTTCTTTCCCGTGAGAATCGTGGTGGCGCACAACCGGTACCGGGAGGCTCAGCCGTCCGGCGAGAACACCATCGTCGACGCGGAGATCGACCAGCTGACCGCGGCCGGCGTGGAGGTGCTGCCGTTCATCCGCAGCTCGGACGAGATCCCGTCGATGTCGAAGGCGGCGAAGGCGCTGCTGCCGATCTCGCCGATCTGGGCTCCGCGCGCCCAGCACGACCTGAGCCGGCTGTTCACCGAGCACCGGCCGGACGTGCTGCACCTGCACAATCCGTACCCGTTGCTGTCGCCCTGGGTGGTTCGCACCGCCCACCGGCACGGTGTTCCGGTCGTGCAGACGGTCCACAACTACCGCCAGGTCTGCTCCTCCGGGCTCTACTTCCGGGACGGGATGATCTGCCAGGACTGCCGGGGCCGGGCGTTGGGTGTCCCGGCGGTCGTGCACCGCTGCTACCGCGGCTCCCGGGCGCAGAGTGCCCTCATGGCGACCACCCTGGCCGTCCACCGACCCACCTGGCGGTCGGTGGACCGGTTCGTGGCGCTCACCTCGGCGGTCGCCGCGCACCTGCGCGACTACGGCATCCCGGCCGACCGGATCGTGGTCAAGCCGAACGGGATCCCCGACCCGGGGCGCCCGGCGCCGCTGGGTGACGGGTTCCTCTTCCTGGGCCGGCTCTCCCCCGAGAAGGGGCTTGACCTGCTGCTGGACGCCTGGCGTCGGCACCCGGACGGGACGTTGGGCCCGCTGCGCATCGCGGGCGACGGCGAGTTGCGCCCGCTGGCCGAGGCGGCCGCCGCCGAGCGCACGGACGTGACGTTCCTCGGCCCGCTGGACCGGGCCGGGGTCCGGGCCGCGCTGGAGTCGACCGCCGTCGTGCTGGCCACCTCCACCTGGCACGACGTGCTGCCCACCGTGATCATCGAGGCGCTGGCCAGTGGTCGGCCGGTGCTCGGCACCGCCCTGGGTGGCATCCCGTACCTGGTCGGCGCGGACACGCCGCGGGTCCCCGCCGGCACCGGCGCCGCCGGGGCGCACTCCGTTCCCGTGCCGCCGACCGGGACGGCCGCCGTGCCGGCCGGTGTGGTGGCGGGCGAGGCCGGTTGGGTGGTGCCGCCGGAGGCGGCGGCGCTCTCCGCCGCGCTGCCGCTGGCCCGTGCCGGCGCTCCGGCGTTCACCCAGGCCGCGCGGCTGCGCTACGAGCGCACCTTCCACCCGGACGTGGTCACGAAGCGGCTCATCGACATCTACGCGGGGGTCCGCCGATAGATCCTGGACGCTCCTATGCCGCGTCAAGTGGTCCTGGTGGAGGTTTCGAGGTGTCGGTAGAGCTCTCGGGCGACGTAGCGTTTGAGGCAGCGTTTGATCTCCCGGTCGGTTTTGCCTTGGGTGCGGCGGCGCTCGGCGTAGGCGCGGGTGCGTTCGTCGCGTTGCAGCCGGGTCAGGACGACGGTGTGCAGGGCGCGGTTGAGTTGGCGGTCTCCTGAGCGGTTGAGCCGGTAACGGATGGTCTTGCCGGAGGACGCCGGGATCGGGGCGGCGCCGGCGAGCATGGCGAACGCGGCGTCGTTGCGGCAGCGCCCCGGGTGGGACCACGCGGTGAGTACGGTGGCCGCGACGATCGGTCCGACGCCGGTGAGGTCGAGCAGGTCTGGTCGCCAGGAGCGCACGATCGTCCGGATCGCCTTCTCGTGCGCGGTGGCTTCAGCTTCGAGGAAGCGGACGCGGCGAGCGAGGTCCCGCAACACGGTCAGACAGGTGAACACCTCGACATCGGCGTTGGTGGTGGGGCGTAGTCGGGTGGCGGTGGTGAGCATGAGGCGGGTGCTCTGGCCGCGGAAGCGGGCCCGCACCACCTCAGGAGCGGTGATCACCAACGCGTGCAGCTGTCGCTGGGCGGCGGCGCTGGCTTCCACGGCGGCGCGGCGGGCGGTCAGCCGTGCCTGCAGCGCGGCCCGTTCGGGGCCGGTCTTGGGCTGCGCCAGGCGGGTGCGGGCCAAGGCGTCGCGGGCGGCGCGTTCGGCGTCGATCGGGTCGGACTTCGCCCCGCCTCGGCGTGCCGGTCGCTGCGGCCGGTCCAGTTCCACGACCAGCTCACCAGCGTCGGCCAGGTGCCGGGCCAAGCCGGCGCCGTAGCCGCCGGAGCCCTCCAGCGCCCAGGCCCGCAACCCTGAGTGCTGCTCGGCCAGGGCCACCAGCTCGGCGTAGCCGTCCGGGTCGGTGTTCACCGTGGCCCTGGCGAGGACTCCGCCGGTGCGGGTGTCGAGCAGCGCGGCGGTGTGGGTGTCTGTGTGCGTGTCGACGCCGATGACGACCTCGACCAGATCTGCCAGCATGGACATGCGTTCTCTCCAAACCGTGGGGACGCAAGGTCCGGTCCGGTGCGGAGATGGCAGGACTGTGATGAGACACGCCAGCCGCTAACTGGCGGTCAAGCTCCTGATCAGGCCAAACGTCTCCCGCCGGGCCGGCGCCGGCAGCAGCAGACGGACAAGTCCCGGCAAAGGCACGGAGCCAGTCAGAGCAAGAGTCACGTCCGCTGCCGCCGACCATCAGCCCATCACCTGCGGACCGACCCCGCCAGCCTCACAGTCAGCGCAGGCTGGCCCGGGCGCTGAAGGCGATGCTCGCCAGCAGGAAACCGCCGTTGACGATCGTGAACGCGACCATCACCCAGAGCGCCAGCGCGGGCGCGAGGAGCAGCACCAACGCGGCCACGAAGATCACCGCGCCGTAGTCGCGGACCAGCTTCACCAGGCGTACGGGCAGCGAGGTCGAGGTGACCATGCTGGCCGCGTTCGGGCCGGCCTGCATCACCGAGGTGACCAGGTTGACCATCCAGGTGCCGGCGAACGCGGCGACCAGCCAGCTCGGGGTGGACGGGTGCTGCGCCACGGCCGTCGCCCCGAGCGCGGCGACCAGGGCGATCTGGGCGGCCACGTCGCAGAGCACGTCGACCCGGGCACCCGCCGCGCTGCCCTGACCGGTCACCCGGGCGAGCTGGCCGTCCGCGCAGTCCAGCGCGTACGCCACCTGCCAGCCGACCAGCGCCAGCAGCCCGACCACCCAGGCCGGCACGTCGCCCCGCGCCACCGGCGCGGCGAGCGCGACGACGGTGACCGAGGTGGCCAGACCGAGCACCAGGTTGGTGAGGGTCAGCGCGGTCGGGCGCAGCCCCAGCCGGTGCGCGGCGACTGCGAAGGACGCCCCGATCCACTGGCTGATCGACTCGCTGAAGAGGCCGCCGCCCCGGTTGGTCCGGTGGAAGTCGGCCGCGGTCGGCCGGACGGGCTCAGCCAAGGTGGTCACGGAGGGCGTCAACGTAGTCTCCAAGCCGGGTCCGGAGGTCGTCGGCGGACAGGTCGAGGTGTTCGAGGATGGTGTAGCGGTCCGGCCGGGTGCTGGGGGCGTGCCGCACGGCCTCGACGAACTGGTCGTCGGTGAGCCGCAGGTCCGCGGGGGTGGTGGCGAGGCCGTGGCGGTGCAGGCACCGGGCGAGCTGGCCGAA
This genomic stretch from Micromonospora krabiensis harbors:
- a CDS encoding sugar transferase; the encoded protein is MGEVTTSLQRPVTNEGRSKLVRHVDSFEIQPPAPPSHNGVPRSAWARARRRVSRWHRPYTAILVFLDVAAAAFASFTAIHTFDQARAGFYNAQQDPSWFFTVAFVLLPLGWLVILWGNRAYDRRYLGLGPDEFKRVIRAGVAVAATVSFLAFATKTDLSRYTVGTALLGALLLILLGRILARFVLHVVRRNIGQGGHRMVLVGTLPECLEVHRAVTRNPAAGLVPVAIHVTDGYAAARGMETPVPVYAGRDVLALVREVGGDTIAVCGSASAEPGELRRLAWQLEGSGVDLVVAPQLTDIAGPRVHIRPIEGLPLLHVEEPTLSGPALLAKNLMDRVAAGLGLLLLIPVFVAIAVAIKINDRGPVFFRQPRVGHEGRTFRVWKFRTMYVDAEERLASLVDQNETDGMLFKMKQDPRVFPVGRFLRASSLDELPQLINVLWGEMSLVGPRPLPADDGDFLGDVRRRLLVRPGMTGLWQVSGRSDLSWDEAVRLDLYYVDNWSLAYDLSILWRTVGVVVARKGAY
- a CDS encoding Fpg/Nei family DNA glycosylase, which encodes MPELPEVEALAGYLRQRAVGRRVDRLEVAAISALKTYDPPPTAATGRTVVDARRHGKFLDVVFDGDLHLVVHLARAGWLHYREAFPSTTPLRPGKGPIALRVRLDDGSGFDLTEAGTQKKLAAYLVTDPGTVPGVAKLGPDALAADLPTFAERIRSRRGQVKGVLTDQAVLAGVGNAYSDEILHAAKLSPFALTDRLTEVQLAALHAATRQVLGDAVERSLGQRAAELKGEKRSGLKVHARTGLPCPVCGDTVREVSFADSSLQYCATCQTGGKPLADRRLSRLVR
- a CDS encoding glycosyltransferase, with the protein product MRIVVAHNRYREAQPSGENTIVDAEIDQLTAAGVEVLPFIRSSDEIPSMSKAAKALLPISPIWAPRAQHDLSRLFTEHRPDVLHLHNPYPLLSPWVVRTAHRHGVPVVQTVHNYRQVCSSGLYFRDGMICQDCRGRALGVPAVVHRCYRGSRAQSALMATTLAVHRPTWRSVDRFVALTSAVAAHLRDYGIPADRIVVKPNGIPDPGRPAPLGDGFLFLGRLSPEKGLDLLLDAWRRHPDGTLGPLRIAGDGELRPLAEAAAAERTDVTFLGPLDRAGVRAALESTAVVLATSTWHDVLPTVIIEALASGRPVLGTALGGIPYLVGADTPRVPAGTGAAGAHSVPVPPTGTAAVPAGVVAGEAGWVVPPEAAALSAALPLARAGAPAFTQAARLRYERTFHPDVVTKRLIDIYAGVRR
- a CDS encoding IS110 family RNA-guided transposase is translated as MSMLADLVEVVIGVDTHTDTHTAALLDTRTGGVLARATVNTDPDGYAELVALAEQHSGLRAWALEGSGGYGAGLARHLADAGELVVELDRPQRPARRGGAKSDPIDAERAARDALARTRLAQPKTGPERAALQARLTARRAAVEASAAAQRQLHALVITAPEVVRARFRGQSTRLMLTTATRLRPTTNADVEVFTCLTVLRDLARRVRFLEAEATAHEKAIRTIVRSWRPDLLDLTGVGPIVAATVLTAWSHPGRCRNDAAFAMLAGAAPIPASSGKTIRYRLNRSGDRQLNRALHTVVLTRLQRDERTRAYAERRRTQGKTDREIKRCLKRYVARELYRHLETSTRTT
- a CDS encoding CDP-alcohol phosphatidyltransferase family protein codes for the protein MTTLAEPVRPTAADFHRTNRGGGLFSESISQWIGASFAVAAHRLGLRPTALTLTNLVLGLATSVTVVALAAPVARGDVPAWVVGLLALVGWQVAYALDCADGQLARVTGQGSAAGARVDVLCDVAAQIALVAALGATAVAQHPSTPSWLVAAFAGTWMVNLVTSVMQAGPNAASMVTSTSLPVRLVKLVRDYGAVIFVAALVLLLAPALALWVMVAFTIVNGGFLLASIAFSARASLR